The window CGACCAGCTGCGCCAGCGCATCGGCGACCGTCCCCTCTACATCTCCATCGACATCGACTGCCTCGACCCGGCCCACGCGCCGGGCACGGGCACACCCGAGGCGGGCGGCATGACCTCCCGCGAGCTGCTGGAGATCCTGCGCGGGCTCGCCTCCTGCCACCTCGTCTCGGCCGACGTCGTCGAGGTCGCCCCCGCGTACGATCACGCCGAGATCACCTCCGTCGCCGCGTCCCACACGGCGTACGAACTCACCACCATCATGTCCCGCCAGATCGCGCAGGCGCGTGAGAAGAGCGCGCGGGCGCCCGAGGAGACCGACGCCAAGTGACCCACGACCACGACCTGGTGCTCCGCCCGACCGCCGCGCAGACGGAGGCCGCACTCAACCCGCCGCCCGGACGCAACGGCGGAGACCTGGTCGTGGAGACCCTCGCCGGCCTCGGCGCGACCACCGTCTTCGGCCTGCCCGGCCAGCACGCGCTCGGCATGTTCGACGCGCTGCGCCGCTCCGACCTCGCGTACATCGGCCTGCGGGTCGAGAACAACGCAGGGTTCGCGGCGGACGCGTACGGCCGGATCACCGGCGAGGCGGCCCCCCTGCTGCTGTCGACCGGCCCGGGTGCGCTGACCTCGCTGGCCGCCCTCCAGGAAGCGGCAGCCGCGAGCGCCCCCGTCCTCGCCATCAGCAGCCAGGTCCCGGGCGCGGGCCTCGGTGGCGGCCGCCACGGGTATCTGCACGAACTCACCGACCAGCAGGCCTCGTTCAGGGGCGTGGTCAAGTCGGTCCACACGGTCCGTACGCAGTCGCAGATCCCGTCCGCCATCGCCGAGGCCTGGGAGTCGGCGCTCACCGCCCCGCACGGACCGGTGTGGGTGGAGATCCCGCAGGACGTGCTGCTCGCCGAGACGGCCCTGCCCGTCGTCACGGCCGTGGACGCCGCGCCCCACGACCTGCCCCCGCGCCCCGAACTGACCGTCGTGGCCGCCGACCTGCTCTCGAACGCGGTCCGCCCGGCGATCGTCGCGGGCGGCGGTGTCGTACGCGCCGACGCGTCGGGCAAGCTGCGGCAGCTCGCCGAGCGGCTGAACGCGCCCGTCGTCACCACCTTCGGCGGCAAGGGCGCCTTCCCCTGGAACCACCCGCTCTCGCTCCAGTCCTGGCTGGAGGACCGGCACACCACCGACTTCCTGGAGGACGCCGACGTCCTGCTCGTCGTCGGCTCCGGACTGGGCGAACTCTCCTCGAACTACTACACGTTCAAGCCCCGCGGCCGGGTCGTCCAGATCGAGGCCGACCTCGGCAAGCTGGAGTCCAACCACCCGGCCCTCGGCATCCACGCGGACGCCCGCCTCGCCCTGTCGGCGCTCCTGGAAACCGTGCCCGCACGGCAGGACACGACGGCGGCCGACCGCGTACGGACCGTGCTCGACCTCGTCCGCGAGCGCATCGACTCCCAGGAACTCGCCCTGGAACAGCGGGTGCTGGCCGCGGTCCGGCAGGCTCTGCCGGACCGGTCGCCCAGCTTCTGGGACATGACGATCCTCGCCTACTGGGCCTGGTCCGCCTTCGACGCCCGCCGCCCCAACACCATGCACTCCGCCCAGGGCGCGGGCGGCCTCGGCTACGCCTTCCCGGCGGCGCTCGGCGGCGCGGTCGCCGACCCCACCCACCCGGTCCTCGCGGTCTCCGGCGACGGCGGCGCGCTGTACTCCATCGCCGAACTGGCCACCGCCAGGCAGCACAACCTCGACGTCACCTGGCTCATCGTCGACGACGGCGGTTACGGCATCCTGCGCGAGTACATGACGGACGCCTTCGGCCGGTCCACGGCGACCGAGCTGTCCCGCCCGGACTTCGTGGCGCTCGCGGAGTCCTTCGGCGTCCCCGGCGTACGGACCACCCCGGACTCCCTGGCCGACGACCTCGCCAAGTCCCTCGCCACGCCCGGCCCTTCGGTGGTCGTGCTGCCGGCGGTGCTGCGGATGTTCGCGCCGACGCACCTGGCCTGAGACGGCCCGCGCCCCTTGGCCGAAGCCGGCTCGCCCCGGCCGGACATGACGGTGGGGCGGCACCCGGCCGCCCCACCGAACCCCCGTTGTCCGATCGGCTCGCTCAGCGCAGGAGCGCGCCGAAGCGGGCGCCCGTGGCGGGCGCCGAGAGGTCGCCGGCGCCGAACGCGACGGACGACGTGGCCGTGAGACCGGTCGCCGTGCCGCGCAGCACCCAGACCGCGCCGTTCCAGCTGTTCTCGGCCAAGGAACCGGCCGCGAGGTCGGCGTGGCCGTCACCGTCGACGTCCAGCAGGGCGCTGCTCGCGCCGAACTGGTCGTCCTCCTCGGCGACTCCGGGCACCCCGGCGGTGTCCTGGTGGAAGGTCTGCGTGCCGGCGCCCGTGACGCCGGTGGCGCTGCCGGGGACCAGGGCCACGGACCCGGCGTCGGTGATGTCGCCGATGTCCTCGCCCGGGATGCCGAGCGCGATGTCGCCGAAGCCGTCACCGTTGACGTCCGCCACCGAGACCGTGGAGCCGATCCCGTCGCCCTCCTCCTCCACGCCTGGGAAGCCGGGCAGGTCCTGGTCGAAGACCTGTACGCGCTCCTCGGACAGGCCGGAGGCCGCCCCGAACGCGATCTGGACCTTGCCGCCGTTCCAGTAGTTGCCCACCACGACGTCGTCGAACCCGTCGTTGTTCACGTCCCCGATGCCGGTGCCCGTGCCGGTCGCCGTGCCGTCCGAGGGGGTCCAGCCGGTGGTGAAGCCCGTGCTGCCGCCGCCGAGGAGAAGATGGTTGCCCCACTGGCCGTCGCCCGCGTACTTCCAGGCGACGATGTCGTCCTTGCCGTCGCCGTTGACGTCGCCGGTCCGGGTGGAGCGGATGGGACCGGTGATCGAGTCGCCGTCCTCCTGGCAGCCGATGCCGTTGGTGGCGCAGGACGCGTCGGGAGTGTCGTAGCCCCACCAGTCGGCCTTGTCCAGCAGGGGCAGGGTGGCGGTGGGCTGTCCGGCACGGGAGACCGGGCCCTTCCACACGGTGGCGTTGCCGCTCGACGGGTCGTCGCCCGCGCCGGACAGGTAGGAGAACAGGGCGAGGTCCGTCTTGCCGTCGCCGTCGAAGTCACCGGTCGTGGGGGACTGCCCGTACCCGGGTATGGCCGTGCCGCCGGTGAGTCCGGAGGCGGAGCCCCAGAGGATGACGGAGCCGGGAACGCCGCCCGAGATGACCAGGTCGCTGAAGCCGTCGCCGTCCAGGTCGCCCTTGGTGAAGTTGGTCCCGAAGCGCTGGTTGGCGGTGGCGGAGCCGGGAACGCCGCTGGTGGAGCGGCTGATGAGCTTCTTGTTGCCGGCGGAGACCCCACTGGCGGAGCCGTACGTGACGGCCACGTAGCCCGCCTTGGCCTGGCTGGAGATCGTGGCGTCGGGTGCCGACACGACCAGGTCGGCGTATCCGTCGCCGTTGAAGTCGTCCTGCGCGTCCGTGGACGCGGTGGCCGCCAGCGCCGGGGCTGAGGTGAGAGCCATGGCGCCGAATCCTCCGGCGACCAGCACCGCGGCTGCCAGGGGTGCGGTGAGCGCGGTACGAGTTCGGCGGTGTGCTCGGGACATACATGAGCCTTTCGAGTCGGTCGGTTCTGCCCGCGGAGTGCCGCGTTCAGTGAGTACGACTCGGTCCGGGCGGCCCCAGTTGTACGCCCCAATGTCATGGATTCGTAACCGAGGAGACGGGTGTGGCGCTGAACTCCCTTTCTGTCACAGGGAGTTCAGCGCGTGTCACCGTCGGTCTACCAGATCGCCTCGACCCACTCGGGGTGGTCGATGAACGGGTTCCGGTTGCCCTGGTAGTTGTTGTAGATCAGTTCGTTGCGGCGCTCCTCGAAGGCGCTCGGCGGGTCCTGCTCGTTCCACTTCTTTAGCACCGAGAGGCGGCCGTGGTACGGGACGCTGCCGTTGGTGACGGCGTCGTTGGGCTCCAGGTCCTCCCAGGCGTCGTCACCCTCGTAACGGACGGCCATGTAGAGGATCATGCGGGCCACGTCGCCCTTGACGGCGGCGCGGGGCTCGAAGGAGTTCGAGTCGGTGAGGCTGCCGCCGCTGTTGGTGAAGCTGCTGCCGCCGGTGTCGAAGTCCTTGTTGCCGCGGATGCTGTTGACCTGGACGTCCTCGGGGCGCAGGTGGTGCAGGTCCGTGCCGGGACCGGCCGAGGTGCCGAAGTCGCCGTGGGACTGGGCCCACACGTGCTCGCGGTTCCAGTTGCCGGTGGCGCCGCCGTTGAGCGTCTTGCTGCGGGAGAGGCCCGAGTACAGCAGGACGACGTTGCTGCTGTTGTTCGGGTCCTGGTCGGTGACCTTGAGCGCGTTCCAGACCGCCGAGTACGAGATCGTGGTCTGGTCGTCGATGATCGAGTGCAGTGAGCTCTTCAGAGCCGTGCCGGTCTTGCCGATCGCGCCCGCGTAGTACGTGTCGTCGTACGCGGTGGTCGTGGCCGCGGCGGGGGTCGCGGCGACCGTCGGGAGGGTGAGGCCGACGAGGACGGCGGAAACGCCTACCGCCAGCGCCTTCCAACTGCCTATCTGCGCAACGGACATGGGGGGTGCCCTTTCCCGGGAACGGAACGCGCCGTCCGCGGGGCCTCCTCTGCGGGCCCGCGTTCTACGCGTGTTGACACTTCGGTCAATCGGGAGCGTGGCATGGACATGAGGTCGGCTGTGTAACCAGGAGAAGGCGTTTGTGTGACGTTCTCGCATACCACGCAACCCCCGGCCGTTTCCGGTCCAGGGGCTGCGCGGCACGAGGGATTTCCCCAACAGCGGGAGGGGAGACCCTAGTTGACGTCCGAAGCGTCCAGGCGGTAGAGCGCCTGGGAGTTCTGCGAGTCGGAGGACCCCGAGGACTCGGAAGACTCGGAGGACTCCGAGGACTGGGTCGATCCGGTCGATCCGGCGGACCCCGCGGACGATGTGCCGCCGTACTCGCTCGCCTTCACCGCCGTGCCGTGCTTCTGGACCCAGGCGGTCACCTCGGGGCTGACGCTGTCGGAGCCGCCGGGGCCGCCCATGGCCCCGCCGAGCACGATGTAGTGCAGCTCGCCCTTCTTCACGAGCTCCTTCAACTTGGCGAGGGTCATGGCCTTGTCGCTGCCGGACCAGCCCCACATGGAGATGACGGGCTGACCCGTACTGACGATCAACTGGGCCGCGCTCTGCGAACTGGACACCGCCACAAGCCACTTGGCGCCGTCCCGGTGCTTCTCCAGATACGTGGTCATGGCGCTGTCCGCGCCGCCGCCGGGACCGCCCATGCCGCCGCCCGTGCCACCCGTGCCACCCGGCCGGGTACTGCCGGTGCCGCCCTGCTCGCCGGAGCCGGAGCCGGTGCCGCTCGGCGGGGTGCCGGCCTGGCCGCCGCCCTGTTCCGGGCCGCCCTGTTCCTGGCCGTCCTGTTGTTGGCCCCCGCCGGGCGCTTGGCCGCTGGGGGCGCCGCCGGGCGGCGTACCCGTCTGGCCGCCGGCCGGTGCCTCGCCGCCGGCTTGGCCGTCCTGCTGCTGCCCGCCCGGCGCCTGACCGCCGTTTCCGCCGGGGAAGCCGGACCGGCCGCCACCGCCACCGGGGCCACCGCCCATGCCGCCGCCGGTGGTGGGCCCGGCCGTCGGGTTCGTACCGCTCATGCCGCCGCCCGAACCCGCGGGCACGGAGGCCGCGTAGGCCGCGGGCCCGGCGAGGGAGGCGACGACGGCCGCGACCACGGCGACGGAGAGCAGTCGCGCCCGCCGCCCGGAGCGGAAGAGGACCAGCCCCGCTATCGCCAGGACCATCACGGCCGCGACGGTCGGCCACAGCCAGGTGTTCCAGCCGGTGGCCCGCCGCAGCAGGACGACGGCCCAGACGCCGGTCGTGGCGAACGCGACGGGCAGCACCCAGGACCAGCGCCTGGCATCGCCCGTGCGGAAGGCGTGCAGGAGCATCGCCCCGCCGCCCCCGCACAGCGCCGCGATGCCGGGCGCGAGCGCGGTCGTGTAGTACGGGTGCATGGTGCCCTCGGCGAGGCTGAAGGTCAGGTAGTGCAGCGCCGTCCCGCCGCCCCACAGGAGCAGCGCGGCCCGCGTGAGGTCCGTACGGGGAGCGCGGCCGCGCAGCACGAGACCACCGGCGAGCGCGATCCCGGCGAAGGGGAGCAGCCAGGAGATCTGGCCGCCGAGCACCTCGTTGAACATCCGGCCGATGCCCGCGGTCCCGGAGAACCCGCCGCCACCACCGCCTCCGCCCCCGCCGTTGCCCTCGCCGCCGAGGACGCGGCCCAGGCCGTTGTAGCCCATGATCAGGTTCCAGGCGGTGCCGTCCGTCGACCCGCCGATGTACGGCCGCTCCGAGGCGGGCACCAGCGACACGGCGGCCGCCCACCAGAAACTGGAGACGGCGAGGGCGACCCCGGCCAGCGCGAGGTTGCGTATCCGGCGCGGCAGCCCGCCCCTGGCCGCGTACAGGTGGACGGCGAAGACGGCGGGCAGGGCGATGTAGCCCTGGAGCATCTTGGTGTTGAAGGCGAGGCCGAAGCAGACGGCCGAGCCGACCAGTGGCAGCAGCCTGCCGTTGTGGACGGCTCGCAGGGCCAGTGCGGCGCCCGCCACCATCAGGAGGACCAGCAGCGTGTCCGGGTTGTTGTCGCGGTTGATGGCGACGGTGATAGGGGTGAGCGCGAGGACGAGCGCGGCGACCGCGGCCGCGCCGTGCCCCCAGACCCGCTTGACCGACGCGTGCACGATCCAGATCGTGCCGAGGGCGGAGGCGACCAGCGGCAGCATCATCTGCCAGGTGCCGTACCCGAAGACGCGGCAGGACAGCCCCATCACCATCAGCGCGAGGGGCGGCTTGTCGACGGTCAGGAAGTTCCCGGCGTCCAGTGAGCCGAAGAACCACGCCTTCCAGCTCTGCGTACCGCTGAGCACGGCTGCGCTGTAGAAGCTGTTCAGGCTGGACGAGGAGAGGTTCCAGGAGTACAGCACGCCGGCCAGAACCATGATCGCGGCCAGTGCGGGCAGCGACCAGCGGGGCGGCTTCCCGGCAGGTGGCGGACCGCCGGCGGGCGGCGGCTCGGCGGCGGCCCGTCCGGGTGCGGGGGCGGCCTCGGGGGCGTGGGGGTGCGGATCGGTGGCAGATGTCACCAGGGCATCGTGCGAGGGCGGTGTGGGCGCGGGCTGTGGTGAACCTGGGGCCCGGCTGTGAGTGGGGAACCTCCGCGGGGGCGGGACGCCGACCCGCGGCCGGCCCGACCCGCGGCCGGCCCGGCCCGCCGCCCTCGCCCTCGACTCCTCAACTCCACCCGGGTCCGGGTACAACTTCCGGCCACCTCGGTGAGTCAAAGGGGGCGAGTGCGCTGCGAGCGCACGTGCACGAACGCAACGGGGGATGGGAAGACTTCATGACACACCGGATATCGCGGTACAGGCGTGTTCTCTGCGCGGGCCTGACCGCCGGCGTACTCATACCGGCGGCCGTGGCGGCGGCACCGGCCGCCGCGGCCGCGACACCGCAGGTCGCCTGTACATCCAGCAGCGCGGCCCTGGCGACCAAGCTTCAGAAGGACATCACCACGGCCCTCGCGGGCCGCCGGGGGACCGTCGCCGTCGGCCTCTACGACCGCTCGACGAAGACCACGTGCACGCTGAGATCGACCAGCGCGTACGACTCGGCCAGCATCGTCAAGGTGACCGTCCTCGCCACGCTGCTCTGGGACGCGAAGAAGCACAACCGCTACCTCACCCAGCGCGAGAGCGACCTCGCCACGGCCATGATCACCAAGTCGGACAACGCGGCCACGACCAAGCTCTGGCAGCAGCTGGGCGTCGCCAAGGTGAAGGGCTTCCTCGCCGCGGCGGGCATGACCCAGACCAAGCCGGGCGCGAACGGCTACTGGGGCCTCACCCAGATCACCGTCCGGGACGAGCAGAAACTCCTCGCGCTCCTCACCGCCAAGAACACGGTCCTGAGCGACAACGCCCGCGCGTACACGCTGAAGCTGATGAACAAGGTCGTCTCCTCCCAGCGCTGGGGCACCCCGGCCGGAGCCCCGGCCTCGGTCTCCGTGCACGTGAAGAACGGCTGGCTCTCCCGCTCCACCCACGGCTGGCGCGTCCACAGCGTCGGCGCGTTCAAGGGCGCGGGCCGCGACTACACGATCTCGGTCCTCACCCACGGCAACAGCACGATGAACTACGGCGTCACCACGATCCAGGCCGTGGCCCGGGCCATCCACAAGGACCTGGTACCGACCGCCACGCAGCGCTACACGCCGACGAACACCCCGAAGGAAGCCTTCCCGGCGGTCCCGCCGGCCTGACCCATCCCGCTCGACCCGTCCGGGACGCACACCGCGGCACACACCGCGGCGCGCGTCCCGGACGTGCTCGTGGGCCCGGTCCTCCGGAATTCACGGCCCGTACCCTCCCCCTCAACCCGCGCCCGCCTACCGTGACCCCATGCGTCTGAGATCCGTACTCGCCACCTTCACGGCCGGCCTGGCGGCAGCCACGTGCGTCACCGCCGCCGGCCCCGCCGACGCCCACGGCGGACCCGCCCACTCCCCGAGCGGCAGAGCCTGTTCGCCCGCCGTCGCCATCGAGAGCTTCTCCGACGCCCTCGACAAGACGACGTACCGGGACACGTTCGTCGGCAACTTCTCCGCGCTGGCCGTGGACCGGGACGGGGCGATCGTCGCGCTGTCCGACCGGTCCTCCCTCTTCACCCTCGACCCGAGGACCCTGCGGCCGCGCTCCGTCGTGCCGCTCGCCGACGAGAACGGCGGCGCCCTGGACTCCGAGGCCCTCGCCGTCGACAGTGACGGCACCCGGTTCGTCGCCTCCGAGACCGAGCCCGCCCTGCGCCGCCACGCCCGCGACGGCCGCATCCTCGACCGGCTCCCCGTACCGGAGGCGCTCAGGGTCGCCCCCGTGGGCCGCGCCACACCGAACCAGACCTTCGAGGGCCTGACCTTCCTGCCCGGCCGCCACACCCTGCTGGCCGGCATGGAGGGCTCCCTCGCCGGGGACACCACGGGCATCGTCCGCTTCCAGAGCTGGGAGCGCCATCGCGGTTCCTTCGCCCTCGCCGCCCAGTACGGCTACCGCACCGACACCGGCCTCAACGTCTCCGAGACCACGGCCACGCCCGACGGCCGTCTCCTCGTCCTGGAACGCGGCTTCACACCGGGTGTCGGCAACACGGTCCGGCTCTACCTGGCCGACCCGCGCCGCGCCACGGACACCGGCGGCATCGACGCCCTGACTGGGCAGGACGGCGTACGCCTCGTCCGCAAGACCCTCCTCGCCGACATCGGGGACTGCCCGTCCCTCGGCGCCACCGCCAAGCAGCCCCAGCCCAACCCGCTGCTCGACAACATCGAGGGCATGGCGGTCACCGGCCGCACCCACGGTGCCCTGCGCGTCCTCCTGGCCAGCGACGACAACCAGAACGCCGTCCAGACGACCCGCTTCTACTCCCTGCGCGTACGCCTCTGAGCAGTGTCCGCGTACGCCCGCGGGCCGTGCGCGACATTGCGGAGGGATGAAATCCGCTTCGATCCGTGTTGGTGCCTTCCGGACGATCAGGACCGACGGCAGGAAGGCACCAGGCGTGACAACGCAGCGGGGATGGGCACGGCGGCTGGCCGGGTACGCATGGCGGTACCCGAAGGACGTCCTGCTCGCGCTGGGCGCCTCGCTCGGCGGCATGGCCGTCATGGCGCTCGTCCCCCTGATCACCAAGGTGATCATCGACGACGTCGTCGGGGACCACACCCGCGACATGGCCCCCTGGGCGGGCGCCCTCATCGGCGCCGCGGTCGTCGTCTACGTCCTCACCTACATCCGCCGCTACTACGGCGGACGCCTCGCGCTCGACGTCCAGCACGACCTGC of the Streptomyces aurantiacus genome contains:
- a CDS encoding thiamine pyrophosphate-binding protein, with product MTHDHDLVLRPTAAQTEAALNPPPGRNGGDLVVETLAGLGATTVFGLPGQHALGMFDALRRSDLAYIGLRVENNAGFAADAYGRITGEAAPLLLSTGPGALTSLAALQEAAAASAPVLAISSQVPGAGLGGGRHGYLHELTDQQASFRGVVKSVHTVRTQSQIPSAIAEAWESALTAPHGPVWVEIPQDVLLAETALPVVTAVDAAPHDLPPRPELTVVAADLLSNAVRPAIVAGGGVVRADASGKLRQLAERLNAPVVTTFGGKGAFPWNHPLSLQSWLEDRHTTDFLEDADVLLVVGSGLGELSSNYYTFKPRGRVVQIEADLGKLESNHPALGIHADARLALSALLETVPARQDTTAADRVRTVLDLVRERIDSQELALEQRVLAAVRQALPDRSPSFWDMTILAYWAWSAFDARRPNTMHSAQGAGGLGYAFPAALGGAVADPTHPVLAVSGDGGALYSIAELATARQHNLDVTWLIVDDGGYGILREYMTDAFGRSTATELSRPDFVALAESFGVPGVRTTPDSLADDLAKSLATPGPSVVVLPAVLRMFAPTHLA
- a CDS encoding esterase-like activity of phytase family protein, whose translation is MRLRSVLATFTAGLAAATCVTAAGPADAHGGPAHSPSGRACSPAVAIESFSDALDKTTYRDTFVGNFSALAVDRDGAIVALSDRSSLFTLDPRTLRPRSVVPLADENGGALDSEALAVDSDGTRFVASETEPALRRHARDGRILDRLPVPEALRVAPVGRATPNQTFEGLTFLPGRHTLLAGMEGSLAGDTTGIVRFQSWERHRGSFALAAQYGYRTDTGLNVSETTATPDGRLLVLERGFTPGVGNTVRLYLADPRRATDTGGIDALTGQDGVRLVRKTLLADIGDCPSLGATAKQPQPNPLLDNIEGMAVTGRTHGALRVLLASDDNQNAVQTTRFYSLRVRL
- a CDS encoding FG-GAP and VCBS repeat-containing protein, whose product is MSRAHRRTRTALTAPLAAAVLVAGGFGAMALTSAPALAATASTDAQDDFNGDGYADLVVSAPDATISSQAKAGYVAVTYGSASGVSAGNKKLISRSTSGVPGSATANQRFGTNFTKGDLDGDGFSDLVISGGVPGSVILWGSASGLTGGTAIPGYGQSPTTGDFDGDGKTDLALFSYLSGAGDDPSSGNATVWKGPVSRAGQPTATLPLLDKADWWGYDTPDASCATNGIGCQEDGDSITGPIRSTRTGDVNGDGKDDIVAWKYAGDGQWGNHLLLGGGSTGFTTGWTPSDGTATGTGTGIGDVNNDGFDDVVVGNYWNGGKVQIAFGAASGLSEERVQVFDQDLPGFPGVEEEGDGIGSTVSVADVNGDGFGDIALGIPGEDIGDITDAGSVALVPGSATGVTGAGTQTFHQDTAGVPGVAEEDDQFGASSALLDVDGDGHADLAAGSLAENSWNGAVWVLRGTATGLTATSSVAFGAGDLSAPATGARFGALLR
- a CDS encoding serine hydrolase produces the protein MTHRISRYRRVLCAGLTAGVLIPAAVAAAPAAAAATPQVACTSSSAALATKLQKDITTALAGRRGTVAVGLYDRSTKTTCTLRSTSAYDSASIVKVTVLATLLWDAKKHNRYLTQRESDLATAMITKSDNAATTKLWQQLGVAKVKGFLAAAGMTQTKPGANGYWGLTQITVRDEQKLLALLTAKNTVLSDNARAYTLKLMNKVVSSQRWGTPAGAPASVSVHVKNGWLSRSTHGWRVHSVGAFKGAGRDYTISVLTHGNSTMNYGVTTIQAVARAIHKDLVPTATQRYTPTNTPKEAFPAVPPA
- a CDS encoding ArnT family glycosyltransferase, with protein sequence MTSATDPHPHAPEAAPAPGRAAAEPPPAGGPPPAGKPPRWSLPALAAIMVLAGVLYSWNLSSSSLNSFYSAAVLSGTQSWKAWFFGSLDAGNFLTVDKPPLALMVMGLSCRVFGYGTWQMMLPLVASALGTIWIVHASVKRVWGHGAAAVAALVLALTPITVAINRDNNPDTLLVLLMVAGAALALRAVHNGRLLPLVGSAVCFGLAFNTKMLQGYIALPAVFAVHLYAARGGLPRRIRNLALAGVALAVSSFWWAAAVSLVPASERPYIGGSTDGTAWNLIMGYNGLGRVLGGEGNGGGGGGGGGGFSGTAGIGRMFNEVLGGQISWLLPFAGIALAGGLVLRGRAPRTDLTRAALLLWGGGTALHYLTFSLAEGTMHPYYTTALAPGIAALCGGGGAMLLHAFRTGDARRWSWVLPVAFATTGVWAVVLLRRATGWNTWLWPTVAAVMVLAIAGLVLFRSGRRARLLSVAVVAAVVASLAGPAAYAASVPAGSGGGMSGTNPTAGPTTGGGMGGGPGGGGGRSGFPGGNGGQAPGGQQQDGQAGGEAPAGGQTGTPPGGAPSGQAPGGGQQQDGQEQGGPEQGGGQAGTPPSGTGSGSGEQGGTGSTRPGGTGGTGGGMGGPGGGADSAMTTYLEKHRDGAKWLVAVSSSQSAAQLIVSTGQPVISMWGWSGSDKAMTLAKLKELVKKGELHYIVLGGAMGGPGGSDSVSPEVTAWVQKHGTAVKASEYGGTSSAGSAGSTGSTQSSESSESSESSGSSDSQNSQALYRLDASDVN
- a CDS encoding endonuclease I family protein; the encoded protein is MSVAQIGSWKALAVGVSAVLVGLTLPTVAATPAAATTTAYDDTYYAGAIGKTGTALKSSLHSIIDDQTTISYSAVWNALKVTDQDPNNSSNVVLLYSGLSRSKTLNGGATGNWNREHVWAQSHGDFGTSAGPGTDLHHLRPEDVQVNSIRGNKDFDTGGSSFTNSGGSLTDSNSFEPRAAVKGDVARMILYMAVRYEGDDAWEDLEPNDAVTNGSVPYHGRLSVLKKWNEQDPPSAFEERRNELIYNNYQGNRNPFIDHPEWVEAIW